TTTGGGGAAGTTGAATACTCACAAAGCCAAAACCATTGGTAGTAGACTTGGTTTTAATCATGGAGTACTTGGAGGAATACTTTGCTAGGAAGATCTTGATGTAAGGAATCTCGTCAATGATAGCAGAAACACCACCATGCTTACTGCCTCTTGATAAAGCATCAACATATGCTTCTTCTGTCTGATCAAATTTCTTGAGTCCTTTGCAAGTAAAGTCTATGAAGCCTAGTTTGGTGAATGAACTGATTTGATAAACTATATAGTTCACTTTTGAGTTCATTTGTATCTGTTTCATGGTCATCATTGAAGCTAGATTTGCAGTGTAACTGGAGCTCAGTATAAGCACTACAAACACCCATATGATCACTACAAACTTTGTCAAGTTGTTTAACAACTTCTCCCCTGCAACAAGTAGCAATGTTGACCATGAACCAGGGTTGGGCAGGAGATTAAACcggtaaaaaataaatatagatGATGAGTATTGCTGAGTAGGAAAAACTATTAGGATAATTAGAAGAAATGTAATTAAGTGCTTACTATGAGCAAAAACAAGGGTTGAGAAGGAGAACCAGAATATCGTTCCTATTTGCTGCGATAGAGAGCCTTGAAATTCTTGGTTAATAGGGCGCTCAATTATCCACACAACTAATCCCGTCAGGATAAAGAAAGCAGCACTTGTTATCCAAAGATCTGCTGAAAGAGGTTTCAAGAAAACCCACATGTTTTCCTCATCTTTTCTTACCAACACTCCCACACCCAAGTCAGTATACGGTATTGTAAAATCCACATATAAAGATCTGTTCGCTGAGATTGTCGTATCTCCAACAACAGCATCGTATTTCTAGTTCATCCACACAGCAAATAAAGCCATTATAGAAAATTTTAATTATCGTTATATACTCATTGAGGTTAAGGTTATCATGCAGAAATAAAAATCTCACCTCATGATAAACAAAAGGAGCCAATGATAATAGATTACGAAATAAGTTTATAACTTGAATGAAGAATACCTTGAGATAAACTTGCTGGACCAGATCGTTATAAGTCCCGGCCATATTTCCGTGGGAATCCTCAAATGGAATAAACTCATAATGCACTTTGTATGGTAAACCTCTGATTGCTGCTTTGAACACGTCTATCGAGAAGCCAGTGATATGAGTTGTATTGGTTTCAATATCATGTTCCATACGCACAAATTCCTTAAACCCTACTTTTACTGGAACCCCAATTCTCAGTTTTTTTTCACTACTCATCAATTGCTTCTTGGAACCTTTCATGATGCTCGGTGATTCTTCAAaaaatttgtttgtttcaaGATCATGGGTGGAAAGTAAACTTCTTCTATTATTGAACAAGTGCCACTCTTCGATGCTTCTTTTCTCGCAAGGCCAAAGTCCAACCCTTTTGATCTCCCCTTCTCCTATCACATTTACTATCTCGAATGCACCTGAAAATAGTCTTCCATTTATGTACTTAATCTCACCACGTAGACCTTTTAATCTACTTTGCAATATCTCTCTAAGAAGCACAACACCATGTTTGGAGGACCTACTCTCAATCAAATGCCTCGGGTTAAGTCGAATATTTTGTTTCCTAGTTGTAGAGAACTTTTTCCTTGACCTCTCAACTGCTTCTGCTAGAGCCCAAGTTGCATCATAAGCCCGGATTCCATCTGCATTTAACTCCCTTACTTCCACATGGGGTTTCTCTTCTTCCTTATAAAATTTCGGCCTTAATCTTGAAGTAAGATTGTGGAGAGTGGTTGATGCTGGAACATAAGACCTCAAACCCACCACTCCTTGCATTAACTCAGTCACAGATAAGTTGATAGAATGTAAGAAATTCATGCTCATTGATGTCATAATCCAATCATAATCTTCACTCATCATTCTTAACTTCTTTGCATTTAGAAAAATACGAGGTACGATCAAATGCGACACATGCAATACAATTGTTTTACTGTTTAATGCCTTTAGCTTTCGGAGCTCTTCAGTGATTTGTTCATTTGTTGAGGTGGGAGCAATGAAACTTCTATAAGAAATATTGATATTTTTCTGTTGGAAGGAATTGATCAAAGATGGAATCATGTCTCTCCCATATTTGGTGTTCTCGTATAGAAGAACAATATCCCTGCATTTGAGAGCTTCAACAAGAGCAGTGATTCCCATAACTTCAGAAGTTTCATCCAGTGTGATCTCAACAAAGAAGGAATATTTGTTAGATGGAAGAGAATGACTAGGTTGAGAAAGAGACATTACAGGGACCTTAGTTGCTTCTCCCAGCTCTGCCAAAAGGCTTGCTTCCATACTTGTTTGTGCACCAATTATAGCTTCTACTTTGATTTTATCCAATAGATTAAGAGCTGCATTCAGTTGAGAGAGGAGGATACACATCAGGATTTTATGGATTGTAATAAACTAATATAAAGAAGCACCGATCAACTGAATGAATGTAATCCTATCTGTTTCCAAGAGCAACCTGTAATTCAACAGAGTACTAGTTAATCAAACCAAAAAGAAGTCTTGTTCAATGTGCTAAAAAACAAAGATTCCCGtgtgaaactttttttttttatcaagaagaaacttcattaataatgaaccgGTTATAATAATTTTgggcaacatcttttacacggAAATGGCCATTAGACTTCACATTGGAACTCTAAAATGACTGACTGAAGGAGCCAAAGAGACTCCAACTAAAAGAAAACTTGCACAACAACTAAATGACAAGGACAACATGCGCAGAAGCAGTGAATCTTTGACACTcaactttgtcaacactaactTGCCAGCCAGAGTCCGGCCTTCGATCGACCAAGCCTACACTCGTTGTGACTTTGAACCCGACCAAATTGAATAGCTGGACCGTCAAACCTAGGACTAAAGTAAACCCAACACCGTCACCACCCTAATGTCAACACCGTCAATCCACTAttgctccaaatcgccatcgcCTCTAAGCCGAAACCAGACAGGAACGACCCACTAGAAAGctaaggatgattgtctatgccatCGCCAGACATTTTCGCCATCGTTGCTGACCCAACTCCAAAACAGGAACTACCCAGTAGACGGTCAAATAGAAGATTGCCTCTTTCACAACTTGCAGTGTGCCCTAACCAAACCTTGGTAGTGACTTAttaccaacaaaacaaaacaaaaataaaaccaagTTCTAAAACACTGGTAACAATGCCCCACCAACAAGGGCCCAACAACTTAGACCCGGCCCAACCACAGCTTCATCTCCCCTACTCCGATCGCCGGATCACTCATGCCTTCCATCTTCCTTGTTTGCGCCAACAAGCAACACAGCCCCTCTTTACCATCCCCTCCTCAGGAAGGCATCAAACAAACCAAATCAGATCAGAAAGATCTGATACGATTTACTCACAACCAATCCCGATCTTACCAGCAAACATTCCTTACCATCAGACGACCACCCTACTCACCATCCATACTCAAGCCGCGTCTGTCTTATCCCGACGAGTCTTGCAAACACTTGGACCAACAAGGCCACCACCACACAGCCATGAATTCGACTGGGCTTGTTGCACCACCACTCCACTATATCATCACGAACACGGCAGCACCCAGCATGCTCTAACCACGCTCCACCGATTTGGATCCTTCCAATCCGGCGATGAGGACCTCCAACCTGACCCCTTCTATCCTCCTTCCTACAACAACACCAACCAAGAAGGAAAACAGCTAGAGAAAActaagaaggaaaaaagaaagaacccCTCTTAGATCGAGACACAACGGCACATTTGCCGGCTACTTCCGATCAGGAGAGCACGAGAtctggttttcttttttctttggcgCGTAAGGCGCGTTCTATGGTAAGAAGAGTGTGATTTACATTTGATGAGGTTTACTAATTTGAATTCCTGTGTGAAACTTGGTCATAGCATTTTACATTAAAAAGAGTGAATGGAGTAAAATAAACATTAATAAGAAAATGTATAAGGGCTGCAACTAACATCAACTAACATGTATATATTGCCTCCATTGTGAGAAGAATAAACTATCTGAAAATTCTCCGTGTTTGAACTCTTTAGTTTCTACGTGGTATCAGAGCAGTACGACTCCTAATTATACCTTGCTCTCTCCAAGTAAAGTGAAGCAAATTAAATTTGAAGCGAAGCATATTGAAGTAGCGAACCCAAATCTAAAAATTTTGCTGCGTGCTCACCCAAATCGAAGAACCCTAATTTTCACAATACTTGTGAAAGGTGAAGATAATTTGAAGATCAATGGAAGACGAATCTGCAAACAGCATATCAACATTTATTGGATCAATTAAGTGCAACCCTTCCTCAAGTTGTTCATAACTATGTTACGAATCTGATCAACTCACCCTTCCCTACTGGCACCATGTTGACGGAGAACAACTATGCCTTTTGGTCCAAGATCATGAAGATGTGAATCAATGGTCGAAAGATGTGGGGGTATATCAGTGACACTAAGACAAAGCCAACGGAGAATAGTGAAGAGTTCAAAAATTGGTGTCTGAGAATGACAAGGTAAAAGGTTGGTTGTGTGATTCAATGACCACTATCTTAATGAATTGATATGTTGGTCTCGAAAGTGTGAAGGAAGTTTAGGATTCTCTTGAGGCTATGTATATCGACACCTTAGATGAAACTCAAATATTTGAATTGCATATAAAGTGATttttaacaaaacaaaatggTCGATCTCTTGCAACTTACTACGATGAGTTGGCTGTTGTTTTCCAAGAGATTGATCAACGTACTACTGTGAAagttggaaatgttgaagccaTTGGTCTCCTACAAAAATATGTAGGTCGCCTTCGGGTTCATATGTTCCTCTCTAGATTAGATGTTGTATATGATAAAGTGTGGGGTGAGATTCTTTGTAAAGATCCACCACTTACTCTAGAGCAATCTTATCAAACTGTTCATCGAGTTTTCACTCATAAATAGGTGAAGGGAACTCCTACACCCGTGAGTGAATCTTCAGTTATGGTTGTTAATCGTCTGAAAGGGCAAACCCTGATTTCTCTAATCCTCCTAGATGGCCGTGGCCTCCCAGCACTAATATTCCCTCATTAGGGTGTACTTATTTTGGAGATGAAGGGCAACTAAGCAGAGGTGTTATGAACTGGTTGGGTCTTTAGAATGGTAGGATTTCACCAAGAAGCCATGGAAAAATATAGCTGCGAAGAAGAGTAAAGTTGCTGCGGTTACTACAAAAGAACACCCATCTGCAAACATTGCTTGGTTAGGTATGGATGGTAAAGGTAAAGTTTTTTCGGCAAATTCTTCTAATAGTACTTGGTTAATTGACACTGGTACATATGATCCCATGGTTAATGATTCTAGTATTGTGTCATCATTCAAACCCTCATCTAAAACTTATATATTTACTACGAATGGTACGGTGGTTCTTCCCAAGTAATTAGGGAGGGCTTCATTCGTCTCTTTGTATCCCTTAGCTTAGATTATGTCCTTGTTGTTCCTTCTTCATTCGTCTCTATGAAGTTGAACACTGTTGGAAGTATTGATAGATACAAGGCATGATTAGTTGTTAAGGGGCATAGTTAGAAGTATGAAGTGGATTATTAGGATACTTTTACTCATGTGGCAAAGATCAACACTATTTGAATACTTATCACTCTCGTAGTTAATCAGAATTGACTGTTACAAcaatttgatgtgaagaatgaaaTCTTGAATGGAGATTTGGAAGAACAAGTGTACATGGACGTGCCTCCTGGAGTTGTGAGCTCTGAATATAGGAAGGTGTGTACACTAAAGAAGTCATTAATTatatggcctgaagcagtcaCCTTGAGCTTGGTTTGGATGATTTAAGAAGAGTATGAAGGCATTTTGATATAGACAAAGTAACTCTGATCATACTTTTTTTATAAAGCACAAATCAGGAAAACTTACGGCCCTAATcgtatatgttgatgacatggttgtgtaataccccagaaattcgtcATTCATTTATGataatttctgaaaattattAAGTTGATTGTTAGGACGATTTAGTGGTTCGAGGATGGaatggaagtgtttcggacgaataatttcttgaaatgttttattttcgaggggtcaaaaggttgactttttattcattgggtttccaaaaacttccttcacgaaaattgtagagcgcgtcgatacgagtttgcgGACATATGGTACGTgtaaatcagagttcgtatgacaAAGTCATAGTATGCGGAAGTTATTAATTTTAGTATAAATGGGGAAATTTCCGGAAATATCGCATAATTccaaaactttccattttggtccagtttccaaaatttccagaaagcctttctctctcaactgaACTACCGACCCGACTTGGACCGGCTGAAACTTGCTTTTCCGGCAATAACCGGCAGTGAAACCAACCCAGAACGACTGCTTTCCTTGTTTCGGTCCTCCTTGCGGTGGTCTTTTAGGGGCGATTCATACCGAGCATGGCGGATCAAAGCGGCGGAGCTAGGCGGCATCAAACCCGACCGGAACTCTCTCTTCCGGTGAGGCTGAGCACTAAACCGATCTTGTTTTGCTCGTGGAAGCATCCTCTTTTGATCCTAGGTGGTGGTGTTGAACTATTTTCATTGGAGGATCCTTAACTCACAATGAATAGTGGTTTTTAGCTTGCAGCAGTGATCTAGGCCAAGTTGGCTCAAACCctaggtattaaagttgatcaTTATGTTGAGCTCTCTAAGTTGGACGGTCGAATTGagctggttttgagtttggcatGGCGGCACATGGGGTGCATATGCAGCCGTTTGTGGCGGCGCATCCGGTCATGGTTGGGGCAAGTTCTTTCACCAAATATCATCTATTCATCGATACGAGGATTTTGATATATGGTTTGTAACTTTTGGAGATCGTTTGATATGTTGGGGTTTTTCTGTAATTTCAATTATATCAGTTTTCGATCCATAAGGATCTGACCATTGGATCGACTTGATGTTTTGACATATCAATCCTAGAAgtgttccagagactttggatGCTTTTAGATGAGGTTTTTTctcgattggcattacttttgaattttagttcaaaatgagggtttcgaactttaatcgctTTGTGTTTCGTGTACTGAGTTGAGACCTTATATGATTAGGTACGTGACGAAGTTATCTTGGACGGATTATTGTGATTTTTGTTAGCTCAGTTCtgtaagaagacgcagcaggattttgaggtgagtaatctcacaatgttcatttacgaatgaAGTTACCTTATCTTTTAGGGAGTTATTTACTTaattgcaaactatagttggtattagtagcattcctgagtgaatgacaacgtgtgtgtgtgtgtgtgtctgtatatatatatatatatatatatatatatatatatattacaagaaatatatatgtatggggTGGTTTTATTGTGATATAAACAATATTTGTGAACgggtttatttttttgttttgggatgTGACATTTTGGGGATCTGAAAACTTAAGAGTTGAGGATCGGGGAGTCTTTTATTTTAAATTCGGGTAATATTTTAGGTCTAATGTGACTTTCTTAATGATTTGGTCTTTGTACAGGGAGGTCACAGTTGGTGATCGGggtttgtgtaacattttgggtccagtgagactcctttaaatgttttggtatttacaTTGAGATCCAAAGACTGGAGGATTGAGGATCGGGGGTCACGAATGTGACCAAACATGTTATTGGGAACCACGCCTTGGCCGTGTTAGTGGTTATAATCAGTTAGGGCTCTAGTCTGTCTACTGGGGTATCTCATGGGGGTAACAGTGAGGTTACTTGTGACTCATGAGTACGAGTTCTTAAAAGAAAGTCTTGaatatattctttcttttattgtctatgAAGGACGGGTTTTCAGATTTAATTGTCGGTTTCAATTAATGTGATTTTGTCATGATGTGACACGTGTTTTCCTTATGAGAAAAGGATGGGATGTGTattaagctctgaggagcatttacgtattattttgttatgcaacttaattcgtaaacttatgtGATGTAATAGATGACTCTATAGAGCTGGTGTATTAACATTGTGCGTTCAGGGCATCAgtttgtacttggtttaaaaggaaaaagtttttcaggtatttgtattgaggACTGAACCATTCACGTCCTGTATAATTGTGAGATTATCTTGATTTTTAATCGTTTTAAAAATAGGAGTGTGACAGGTTGTTACTAGAGATAATCCTATAGAGATGAAAGCACTGAAGGATTATCCTCCacgtgaatttgaaatgaaggatttgggtcagttgaagtattttttgggtatgaAGTTGCTAG
This portion of the Rosa chinensis cultivar Old Blush chromosome 1, RchiOBHm-V2, whole genome shotgun sequence genome encodes:
- the LOC112165376 gene encoding glutamate receptor 1.4, which codes for MEFPWKKQTILCLTFFCLLLGDSYAATDEKVHHNTPIITEEAVHVGAILDMRSREGSIVLSCISMALSDFYYQHSNYSTRVILHSRDSNKGNPLHAVWAALNLLDKIKVEAIIGAQTSMEASLLAELGEATKVPVMSLSQPSHSLPSNKYSFFVEITLDETSEVMGITALVEALKCRDIVLLYENTKYGRDMIPSLINSFQQKNINISYRSFIAPTSTNEQITEELRKLKALNSKTIVLHVSHLIVPRIFLNAKKLRMMSEDYDWIMTSMSMNFLHSINLSVTELMQGVVGLRSYVPASTTLHNLTSRLRPKFYKEEEKPHVEVRELNADGIRAYDATWALAEAVERSRKKFSTTRKQNIRLNPRHLIESRSSKHGVVLLREILQSRLKGLRGEIKYINGRLFSGAFEIVNVIGEGEIKRVGLWPCEKRSIEEWHLFNNRRSLLSTHDLETNKFFEESPSIMKGSKKQLMSSEKKLRIGVPVKVGFKEFVRMEHDIETNTTHITGFSIDVFKAAIRGLPYKVHYEFIPFEDSHGNMAGTYNDLVQQVYLKKYDAVVGDTTISANRSLYVDFTIPYTDLGVGVLVRKDEENMWVFLKPLSADLWITSAAFFILTGLVVWIIERPINQEFQGSLSQQIGTIFWFSFSTLVFAHREKLLNNLTKFVVIIWVFVVLILSSSYTANLASMMTMKQIQMNSKVNYIVYQISSFTKLGFIDFTCKGLKKFDQTEEAYVDALSRGSKHGGVSAIIDEIPYIKIFLAKYSSKYSMIKTKSTTNGFGFVFPKGSKLVHDISRQIEILREEGKLVQMEEDWFHSIKTDLMFDDTTSDPNPLNLHSFRGLFLVSGVSSVVALILFTIFLVKEKWHVVKTFKVGYVIRAQLQHDANGNEKFYLLSMLPNGIHLIFVNSHIY